The sequence below is a genomic window from Thalassoroseus pseudoceratinae.
ACAGTAGTCTCCGAAGGACTATCAGCCGCCTGGTCTTCATCCTGCAATGACTCAGCGAGTTGAACTGTCTTTGATTCCGTCAGCGATAGTTCGACCCGGTCGATGAGTTTGTAAGGGTCCGGTTCGATGGCTGCTTCGGAGTCTTGAGAAACTTCCACAGAGTTTGCACCGGCTAATGTCGCGATCTCATCGTTGAGTTCTTCTTCAGTCTTGCGACGATAGACTTCAGCGACAGCCGTTACCGATTCCACACTCGCGCCACGATCTCGATCGTAATCCGTGATTTGCACATTGACTGGTTTTCCCAGCACAACGCCTTGCAGTGTTTCGCGATAGGCACCATCCGTCATTTGCACAATTGCGTTCGCGACAATCGGAATGTTGCGGGTAACCGGGCGATTGAATTCCCGGTCGGCGGTGTGTTCATCGATGTAGCTAATAGTGATGGAGTCATCACCCTTCACTTCCAATGTCTCGTTGTATTGCTGTGGCGGTCCGAGTTGCGTGGAGATGTTGCCTAGCATTACACGCACATTGCGCCCCAGTTGAAAGCAACGAACTTTTTCGCTGTCCCCACCACTCGTTTCACAGAGAACTTCAATGGATTGGCCTGGCTCTAAGGCGGCGAGGTCGGCATCGTCGATTTTGATAAAAAGCCGTTTGCCGGCTTCCGCTTTTTCGCGGCGGCTGTCGTCTTCGGTCAACGCCGTGCCGACCTTCTCAAGCGAATCAATCGCCCGACTGTAATGCCCCAACTGGAAGTGCCCGAGTCCGATGTAATAATAAGCTCTGTTAACTTCGCTACTCACCGGGTACTGCTCGATCACATCCCGCATGATCGCGAAACATTTCCCGTAATTGCGAACCTCGTAAAAACAAATTCCCATTTGCACAAGAGCTTTGGCTCGTGCGTCGGCATCTCGATTTTCCTCGTCGGCTGCCGCTTGGAACTGGGCTCGTGCGCGGTCGTAAGCTCGTTCACGATTGAGAAAGAAATCGCCCAATCGCATGTGGGCCTCGAAGCGAACTTTGCTCCGTGGATAGCGTTCGATCACACTTTGCCAAATTTCGACTGCCTTGCGTGTTTCGTCCGCTTCCAAACGGGCATCACCGGCTTCGAGAAGCTTTTTGGCGGCACGGTCCTCAATGAACGAACCTCGGCTAGGCCGTGGCGACTCTTGGGCCACGAGTGATGTCTGTCCAAGAATGACCAACGTAACAAGGAGAAACAATCGAGCCATGAGCATGACATTATCCAGGCAGATTCGAAACACGATCGGTCAGCAAAGAACCATTCGTATTTTGAACAGTCGATATTGAAAAAGCCACAAGCGAATCGCTCGTGGCTTGTCGTAGAATTTTGGACACTTTAGCTAAACAGTTCGGAAACTGGCGTGCCGTTGTCGACCAGTTTCATCGGTCGCTGTAATGGTGTGAGGACTTCCTTGTCAGGATCAATCCCCAATGTGTGACAGATCGTGGCGTGCAAGTCGGCGACTTGTACTGGCCGATCATGCGGATCGAAACCGTCGGCATCCGAGGAGCCAATCACCTGCCCGCCTTGAATCCCACCACCAGCAAGGAAACAACTAAACACGTTCGGCCAGTGATCACGACCGGCGTTCATGTTAATCTTGGGCGTTCGGCCGAATTCACTAAGCATGATGATCAGTGTTTTCTTCAGCATGCCGTTCTCATGCAGATCGGCGATCAACGAAGCGAGTGCCGAATCCATCGCCTGGCCATGCCCACGCATCGCCGGGAAATTGTTGGAGTGCGTGTCGAAACCACCACGGTTGACCTGCACGAATCGCACGCCCGTTTCAATCAACCGTTTCGCCAATAGTGCCCCTCGACCGAACGTGGTATCGCCGTAGCGGTTTAGTGTTGTCGTGGGTACGGTGTTCAACTCAAAAGCTTCCAACGCAGGCGACCGCATCAACGTGACGGCATCGTCGATGGCGGTTTCTGTGGCAGTCAGTGCGGCGGCTTGCTTGTTGCTAGCATACCGATTGTTGTACTTCGAC
It includes:
- a CDS encoding tetratricopeptide repeat protein, which gives rise to MARLFLLVTLVILGQTSLVAQESPRPSRGSFIEDRAAKKLLEAGDARLEADETRKAVEIWQSVIERYPRSKVRFEAHMRLGDFFLNRERAYDRARAQFQAAADEENRDADARAKALVQMGICFYEVRNYGKCFAIMRDVIEQYPVSSEVNRAYYYIGLGHFQLGHYSRAIDSLEKVGTALTEDDSRREKAEAGKRLFIKIDDADLAALEPGQSIEVLCETSGGDSEKVRCFQLGRNVRVMLGNISTQLGPPQQYNETLEVKGDDSITISYIDEHTADREFNRPVTRNIPIVANAIVQMTDGAYRETLQGVVLGKPVNVQITDYDRDRGASVESVTAVAEVYRRKTEEELNDEIATLAGANSVEVSQDSEAAIEPDPYKLIDRVELSLTESKTVQLAESLQDEDQAADSPSETTVEGVFTGVFRTTVPLIKAETVVSDDDILQALTGDVIRVTYLDEKNTSAGANSVQASAKCVDGNLGGVRVTRSVISDEELRIRTRLRTADALTNIGNRYKEFGLQKQADAKYQQALEVCEDVTRDAVKLGGALLEQTYVQLWEIYYEMDNLNLAAAMATRLQREFPNSGFVDDALLQLADVARTQGNINRAIGIYNRLVSMQSSDLRGEAQFGIAACYEQLAEDTDEARRSQLLDRAFQEYKKVFDQFPESGRVGEAVSKMANHYYQQQDYARAIDTFETVLTDYPDAKFLDVILFNYGRCLYRMNRRADARRRFDQLISEFPESPLATDAKKISDALARAGV
- a CDS encoding DUF1501 domain-containing protein — protein: MSRRAMLGATGATLLGLQVRHLLAYAGTAGEQKAEHVILFWNGGGMSHIDTWDPKPGRPTAGEFLPIDTSAEGVQISEIFPELSKQMHHAALIRSIAGTQGAHGQATYNLQTSYTQTPNIQHPGIGSVVTHEKQKIGDLPAFVSISGRARKASYLGQRCEAYFVPRPGAQDPYLAFPEGITRTRGDRRLEILSKYNNRYASNKQAAALTATETAIDDAVTLMRSPALEAFELNTVPTTTLNRYGDTTFGRGALLAKRLIETGVRFVQVNRGGFDTHSNNFPAMRGHGQAMDSALASLIADLHENGMLKKTLIIMLSEFGRTPKINMNAGRDHWPNVFSCFLAGGGIQGGQVIGSSDADGFDPHDRPVQVADLHATICHTLGIDPDKEVLTPLQRPMKLVDNGTPVSELFS